CAGCTCCGCTTTTGTCCATGTTTGTACTTCCCGCCGCATATCTGTTGTTGCGGCGTCCCCGGCCAGATCGGCCAAACCACTCCGAAGGAGAAGAAAAATGCGTACCACAACCCTCTTGACCTCATTGGCCGCCCCGCTGGCGCTGGCAGCCTGTGATTCCGGCCAGGATATGGCTGAGATGAACGATATGCCGATGGCTGAAGATGGCATGATGATGGATGATCAGGACATGTCGGCAATGGACCCTGGTGACATGATGCAGACCGCCAGCGCTGAGGGAACCGTCACCGCCATCGATGGCGAAGCTGGCACGATCACCGTCGAGCATGGCCCGGTCGCCGCAATTGACTGGCCGGCAATGACGATGGCGTTCGAGGCAGACGAGCAACTGCGGAGTGATGTCAGCGTCGGTGAGGGAATTTCCTTCGAGTTTCGTACTGGTCCTGAAGGCAGTGTGATCACGTCGATCACGAAGCAGTGAAACGATGGGGCGGCGTCGGACAAATCCGGTGTCGCCCTCGAGGAGCAACGCTATCATGAACCGCAAAGGCCAGGTATTCCCCATCGAGCGTCGTGCATTGCTGAAGCACGCGGGCCTGGCCGCAGCGGGATTTGCGGTCATGCCGCTTGCAGCGTGCGAGGCACCCAACAAGCTTTTGCAGGGCAGCACTGGCGGTTCCAACCCGCTCGCCATACCGCCGTTGCAGGTGGGCCGGATCGAACAGGGCGAGCGTGTTTTTCGCCTCTCCTTGACCTCGGGCCAGAAGGAATTCGTGGCTGGCGTCGCCTCACCCACGATCGGCATTGACGCACCCTATCTCGGGCCGACACTGGAAATGCGCCGCGGCGAACGGGTGCGCTTCCACATCGACAATAATCTGGCCGAAGGCGCCACGGTCCATTGGCACGGGTTCGAACTCCCCGCCTCTGCCGATGGCGGACCGCATCAACTGATCTGCCCAGGCGAGAGGTGGAGCCCGTCTTTCGAAGTGCGCCAGCGCGCCTCGCTCTACTGGTATCATTCGCATCTGCACCGCAGAGCCGGGTCGCAGGTTTATGCCGGACTTGCCGCGCCGATCTATGTGCGCGACGATCAAGAAGAGCGCCTCGGTCTGCCGAGCGAATATGGCATCGACGACATTCCGCTGATCGTCCAGGACCGGATGATCGATGGGTCCGGTCAACTGATTTACCCAAGCGGAATGCAAGCGCGCATGATGGGCGTTCGTGGCAACCGGATTTACGTCAACGGCACCGAAGACGCTGTCTTTGACGCAGCGACCGGACAGCTCCGTCTGCGCCTTCTCAACGGATCGAACGCACGGTTCTATGATTTCTCGCTTGAGGGCGGTGCACCGATGCAGCTTATTGCGAGCGACGGCGGCTTGCTTGATCGACCCCATCCTGTCCGGTCGCTCAGGCTTGCGCCGGGGGAGCGGGCGCAGATCATCCTTGATCTCGCCGAAGGACGCCCGCTGCGCCTTGTCGCCAGCAGCCCGGACAACATGATGGGCATGATGGGCGGACAGGGCCGCGGCATGATGGGCGGAGGGATGATGGGCCGTGGAAATGACGGTGATCCTTCCGGCGGGGTATTTCGCATTCTCGACATCAGGCCCGCAGATACGGCTCGGTCTGTCAGGCTGCCGGCCGAACTTGCTCCGCTTGGTGTGCCCGATCCATCGCTCGCCGTGCGAACCCGCCGGTTTGTGATCGATATGGGTATGATGGGCGGGGGAATGTCGATCAATGACGCGGCGATGGACATGGATGTCATCAACGAACGCGTGCCGGTCGGACAATGGGAAATATGGGAGATCGCCAACGCTTCGATGATGGCGCACCCCTTCCATATCCATAATACGCAGTTTCGCGTGATCGAGCGCAATGGCCGCGCGCCGCCGCCGCTGGAAACGGGATACAAGGACACCGTGGTGGTGAACCCGCGCGAACAGGTGCGCGTACTGGTCCGCTTCGAGGAAAACACCGACCCGGACCTGCCCTACATGTACCATTGCCACATCCTCGAGCACGAGGATGCAGGTATGATGGGGCAATTCGTCGTCATGAACAGCTAGGAAGGAAATGTTGTGAGCAAGGATGAAAGCGTAATCGAGGGCACTGCCATCGACCCGGTATGCGGCATGAGCGTTGCGATCGACGGCGCGAAGCACATTGCGCCGTATGAAGGCGCCGAGCACTATTTCTGTTCTTCGCGCTGCCACGACAAGTTCCTTGCTGATCCCGAACTCTACCTGTCGGGCGCGCACCTCAATGCGGTCGAAGAGGTGCCTGAGGGGACGATTTATACTTGCCCAATGCACCCTGAAATCCGGCAGCCCGGCCCCGGTTCGTGCCCGATTTGCGGAATGGCGCTCGAACCGGAGATGGTCTCGCTCGACGATGGACCAGACCCTGAACTGATCGATATGCGTCGCCGCTTTTGGTGGAGCGCGCTCCTGACGCTGCCATTGTTCGTCTATGCAATGGGCGACATGGTTCCCTGGATCAGTTTCGACCAGCTTATCGAATCTGCCTATGCACAATGGGCGCAGTTCGCTCTCGCTACCCCCGTCGTTCTGTGGGGAGCCTGGCCGTTTTTCACCCGCGCCGTCGAGTCGCTGAAGACGCGCAATCTCAACATGTTCACGCTGATCGGGTTCGGCGTGGCGATCGCCTACATTTTCAGCGTGGTGGCAACGATTGCACCGCATATTTTCCCGCCCGCGTTTCATGACCATTCGGGGCGGGTCGGGGTCTACTTTGAGGCCGCGGCTGTCATCACGACGTTGGTCTTGCTGGGGCAGGTCCTCGAGCTCAAGGCAAGGGGCTCGACCTCCAGCGCATTGCGCGCGCTGCTCGAACTGGCTCCGCCAAGCGCGGTCAAAATCTTCGGGTCCGGCGACGAGCGCGAGGTGCCGCTCGATCAGCTGGCCACCGGTGATCGTCTGCGCGTCCGTCCCGGCGACAAAGTGCCCGTCGATGGCGAGATTGAGGAGGGTTCGAGCGCAATCGATGAATCCATGATCAGTGGTGAACCGCTGCCCGTCGCCAAGAAAACCGGCGACACAGTTATAGGCGGGACAGTCAATCAGACCGGCGGCTTTGTCATGCGCGCCACCGGTGTAGGCAAGGACACGATGCTGTCCAAGATCGTCCAGATGGTAGCCGAAGCGCAGCGCAGCCGCGCACCGATCCAGCGCTTGGCGGATCAGGTGGCGGGCTGGTTCGTGCCCGCCGTGGTGGTGATCGCCATCGTCACGTTCATAGTCTGGGCTATCTGGGGCCCCGCGCCCGCGCTGGCCTATGCGCTGGTCAATGCCATCGCAGTCTTGATCATCGCCTGTCCGTGCGCGCTTGGGCTTGCCACGCCGATGTCGATCATGACCGGTACCGGTAAGGGCGCGCAGCATGGCATTCTGATCCGTAACGCCGAGGCGCTCGAAACATTGGAGAAGATCGATACGCTGGTGGTCGACAAGACAGGCACGCTGACGATGGGCAAACCCGACCTGGTGGCAGTGACACCTGCAAACGGAATTGACGAAACCGAATTCCTGGCCGCGGTCGCGGGTGTCGAGATGGGAAGCGAGCATCCGCTGGCCCATGCGATCGTCGAAGGCGCAAAAGCGCGCGGCGTATCGCCGGCCGAGGCCACAGACCTCGCCTCGACCACCGGCGAAGGTGTCGAGGCCAGCGTGCAGGACCGCCGCGTTGCTATCGGCAATGAGAAGATGATGCGACGTGTCGGTATCGACGATGACGTCTGGCTTGGCTCGGCGGAGGGCGGTCGCAAGCAGGGCCAGACAGTTATGTTCGTCGCGTTCGATGGCCGTCCGGCAGGTCTCATTGCGGTAGCCGATCCGATCAAGCCGACCAGCGCTGCGGCGATTGCGGCGCTTCATTCGCGCGACATCCGGGTGGTGATGCTCACCGGCGATAGCCGTGGCACAGCCGAAGCGGTGGCGCGCGAAATGGGGATCGACGAGGTGCATGCCAATGTCTCTCCGGAAGACAAGCACAGCAAGATTGAGGAGCTGAAGGCACAAGGCCGCCGCGTCGGTATGGCCGGAGACGGCATCAACGATGCCCCCGCGCTGGCCGCTGCAGATGTCGGAATCGCCATGGGTACCGGCACCGATGTGGCGATTGAGAGCGCAGGCGTGACTCTGGTGCGCGGTGATTTGACAGGGGTAGTCCAGGCCATCGTGCTGTCGCGCTCAACGATGCGCAACATCCGGCAGAACCTGTTCTTCGCGTTTGGTTATAACACGCTTGGCATTCCGGTCGCCGCAGGCGTGCTGTTTCCGTTCTTCGGATTGCTGCTGAGTCCCATGATCGCGGCGGCGGCCATGAGCCTCTCTTCTGTATCGGTGATCGCGAATGCGCTGCGGCTGCGGAGCCTGCGCCTGGACACATGACGCCGAATGGCGGCGATCACAACAAAGCCGTCGTTACCCATTCGCCGGTGACGAACACACCGACAAGGATCACGACTGCAGAGAAAATGTATGTTAGCGTCCGCTTGCGCGCCGCGAGGCTGTGCGAGGCCCAGGTTCCCAGCCAGCCCCCCATCGCGCCTCCGCCAATGAAGAACCCGGCGATCGGCCAATTGATCAGCCCGTCCAATGCGTAATTGGCGGCCGTGGTGGCGCCGAAAGCGGTTACGGAGACTAGCGAAGAGCCGATCGCATTGAGGATCGGCATGGCCGTCGCGGCAACCAGGCCCGGCACCACCAGGAACCCGCCGCCGATACCGAAAAAGCCGGACAGTGCGCCGACAACAAACCCACCGGCCGCCAGCCGCGGGGTCAACCGCAATGCGGTCGCTGCGGTAAGGCGGACATCCGGGTCGGACCCACCCGATTTTTCGCGTATCATCGACAGGCCGACAATGATCATCACCAAGCCGAACAGGCCCAGCAGGAGATCGCCCTGTGTCATCTTCCCCATAGTCGATCCCGCCGCTGCACCGATAATACCGAATGCCGCGAAAAGACTTGCGCAACGCCATTTCACACTGCCGCCACGGGCATGTAACAGCAGGTTGGCCAAGGCGCTCGCGGCCACGGCGGCAGCGGATGTGGCGATTGCGACATGTGTGTCGCGAACGCCGACAACATAGATCAATAGCGGCACGGCGAGGATCGATCCCCCGCCGCCGATCAAACCCAGCGAGAACCCCACGAGGAGCCCTGAGGCTAGCGACAATGACGCCTGAACAAGACCGATATCCATCAGGCGGGCGCAGCCGTCATTAACTTGTCTCGCCGGGCCTGCTGCCGGCTTCGCCGTCCGGACTGCAATAGATGGCGTAAAGCGTTTCCAGCACACGCCGTGTCGCATCGCCGGACAGGGAATAGTGGATTGAGCGACCGTCTCGCCGCGCTGCGACCAAACCGTCCTTGCGCATCAGCGAAAGATGCTGCGAGACGACGGTTTCACCGATCTCCAGCAAATTGGCCAGCTCGCCCACGCTGCGCTCGCCCTCCACAAGCTGGCAGGCGATCATCAGGCGGTTGTGGCTGCCCAATGCCTTGAGCAGGGTCACCGCCTTTTCGGCTTGTTTGCGAATATCTTCGGCTTGCATACTTGCATATATGCGAAGGTGTGCATATAAAGTCAATCGTAATCTGCCCCCGCGCTATTGCGGGCCGGGAGCTTTGAGCCAGATCCAGGATATTCCTTATGACCCACATCAAGACCCTCAACGACAGTTTCGCTGTCTCGGCTGCTCCGCCTTCCGAGGGCGACCTGCGCGCCTTGGCGGAGGATGGTTACAAAGCCGTCGTCAACCTGCGCTGCCAGGATGAGGCGGATCAGCCAATCGCCCCGGACCGGGAAGGTGAAGTTGTGGCATCGCTTGGCCTCGAATATCGTCACCTGCCGGTGGCGGGCGGCGCCATGTCGGATGAACTCGTCGATGAATTCAGGGCCAGCGTCGAAGCGCTCCCGAAGCCGGTGCTGGTCCATTGCGCTTCGGGCAAGCGCGCAGGGGCCTTCACAATGATGCATCTGGCGGCGCAACAGGGAATGGGCGGCGACGCGACGCTGCAGCAAGCGGCGGATATGGGCTTCGTTTGCGATGAACCGGCGCTGGAAGATTTTGTCCGTAATTACGTCGACCGAGCGCAGGACTGATCACTCCGACCCGCCTTCAACCTGCATACAAAAAGAGCTTTCGATGAAACCTGACGTAGAGGCATTTTTCGACACAAATACCAATACGGTGACCTATGTCGTGTCCGATCCCGCGGCCAAGGTGTGCGCGGTGATCGATCCGGTGCTCGATTTCGATGCCGCAGCGGCACGAACCGCGACAAAGTCCGCCGATAAGGTGATCGATTTCGTCCGGGAGAAGGGTTTCAAATGTGAGTGGATACTGGAAACCCATGTCCATGCCGATCACCTGTCCGCCGCACCTTACATTCGCAGCGCGCTAGGCGGCAGACTCGCTATCGGCAGCCAGATCACCGTCACGCAGAATACCTTCGGTCCGATCTTCAATGCCGGGGTGGACCTGCCGCGCGATGGGCGCCAGTTCGACCATTTGTTTGCCGATAATGACAGCTTCGACCTGGGCACCATATCGGCTCGGGCACTCCATACGCCGGGACATACGCCCGCGTGCTTGACTTATGTTATCGGCGATGCCGCCTTTGTCGGCGATACGCTGTTCATGCCCGATTACGGCACGGCGCGCGCCGACTTTCCCGGCGGCGATGCACGTACGCTCTATCGCTCTATTCGCCGGATCTTCGAGCTACCAGGCGAGACGCGGCTGTTTATGTGTCACGACTACCTACCGGAAGGCCGCTCGGAGCATCGGTGGGAAACTACGGTACAAGACCAAAAGCACAGCAACATCCATGTCCACGCCGGGATCGGCGAGGATGCATTTGTGGCCATGCGAGAGGAGCGCGACGAACAGCTGGGTATGCCACGTCTCATCCTGCCATCAATCCAGATCAACATTCGTGGTGGGAACATGCCTGGCGCAGAAGAAAACGGCACGATCTATCTGAAACTGCCGGTCAACGTTTTGGGTGAACCGCAAACACCGCCCGAAGAAACAGGTCCACGCACCCAGTAAGTTTGCCGTCGATGCATCAACCTGAGGGTGGAGGGTACATTATGATCCGGAATGTCGAAAACAACCTAGCGACATGGGCCACAAAAGTGCGATTGATCGATCCGGTCTTCCGCCTCTCTTTGAGCCTCATATTCGTCATCGGCGGAGTGGGGCATTTTCTTGCGCATGAATATATGCTCGACCGGATGGCATTGTCGCCATGGAAAGATCATGTTGTTTTAATTGGTGATGCGTCCATCCTTTTGTGGCTGTCTGGCTTGGTGTTCATCGGTGCAGGCACATCGCTGGCCTTGGGGTGGATGACTCGGCTCTCATGCACCGCGCTATTTCTCACTCTCGTTCCGATAACTTTCGCGATCCATATCGCCCCTGGCCACACAGGCCCGCTACTCAAGAATATCGCTATCCTGGGGGCGCTGGCATTTGTCTTCGTTCGCGGACCAGGAAGTCATTCAATGGATACGGCGCTCGGTCGCGCCGCTAGTTGAGCGACGAGCACGCTGACCCGCCACATACGAGCAAAATCTCGCAAAAGATTTTGACGTGCTTTGCAAGAGTTTCGCGCTTCAAGCTACGCGCTTCAGCCGGACGCGTTCTTCCACGCCCCCATGGAACCAAGATAGATGTCGAGGTGCTCGAAACCCTTGCTGGCCAGCCAGCCCGCAGCAACGCTCGCGCGCATCCCGCTGGCGCACATCAGCGTGTAGTGATGATCCTGCTTTAGCTCTTTCCAGCGGGTATTCAGCTCGCCGACGTAGATATGTTCTGAGCCATCGATACTGGTTTGCTGGCGCTCCTCGAGATCACGCACATCGAGCAAGGTCCATTGGCCGCCGTTCTGGTCGAGTCTTTGCGCGACTTCATCGGTGTTGATCATGGGAACGCTGCGCATCGCCGCGCCCTGTGCAGCTGCAGGAACGACGCCCACGTAACCACCAATGATGTTGTCAAAACCGATGCGCACCAGATGCGCCATCGCCTCGGCAAGCTGGTCTTCTTCGGAGGCGACCAGCGCTATCGTCTCGCCCTCGGTGATGAACCACCCGGCGAAAGCCGGGATCATTCCCACCGGAAGGCACATCGCGCCCGGCAGGTGGCCGCCGGCATAGCCAAGCGGTTCACGAACGTCGATCAGGTGGTCAGCGCCGCTCTTGGTAATTTGCTGGAGCCCCATCCGGCGGGGGCGCATGATGCGCGGCGCAGCATCTGCGCCCTCCAGATTAAGCCGCTCCATCAACCGGAAATACGGCGGCTGGTAATGGTGCTCTGCAATTTTCGCCTGAATGAACTCGTCGCGATCAAAGATGCGCAGGCGCGGATTGTTGCGGCGCTCGTGGCCGACCGTGGAGAATTCCCGGTCCGCCATACCCGATCCGCAGACCGAACCCGCGCCATGCGCCGGGTAAATGATTGCCTGGTCTCCGAGACGGCAAATCTTTTGCAGGGAATCGTACAGCAGCCCGGCAACTTCCTCCTTGCGTTCGGGATAGAAATCGGTTCGCCCGACATCGCCGACAAACAGCGCATCGCCGGTGAAGACGCCAACCGGTCCTTCGGAATATTCGCTGTCATGGATAACAAAGGCGAGATGGTCGTCAGTGTGACCGGGCGTTTCGAGCACTTCGATTCTCAGTTGTCCCAGTTCAAAGCAATCGCCTTCGCGCGCAGTCTCGGCAAACACGACTTCGCCTGCTGGATTGGGCCCGTGATAGACCCTCGCGCCGGTCATTTCGGAAAGGATCGGCGATCCGCTGATGAGGTCCTCATTGCGATGGGTCTCGAAGATATGGGTGATCTCCAGTCCTTCGGCGCGGGCCTTGTCGACATAGACTTCGCAGTCTCGGCGCGGATCTATGACCGCAGCCTGCCCGCCGGCACCGATAATGTAGGAAAGTTGCGAAAGACCCGGGGTCTTGATCGTCTCGAAATACATACGGCTTCCTTGTGTCCTACTCGAAATTTGTGATGTTCAGTCCGATTCGCCTCAATCGTTGGTACCAGGCTTAATCGATCCCCAGCTCGGCTTTGATGGCGGCAGGGCTCTCCAAGCTCTCGTTTTCGGGCCGACCGATGGCAGGCTTTGCGTTGATCCAGGTGTCTTCGAGTACAAACTCGAGAAGGCTTGCTGCAAGATCCGCATGACGGCATCTAAAGCAACCATCTGCCAGACGTTCGTCGGTAATCACCGCTTCGCCGGTATAGGGTTCGTCAAGCAACCAGCCGGGCCGCGCAGCAGTCCATCTGACATCCGGAGCGTCACTCAGCATCGCCTCCATTGCACGCATCTGTTCCAGGATGTTGAACAGTGCAGGCTTGGCCGTCAGCTCAAACCAGGCAGGAACGCTCGACTGGTGTTCCACGAACGCTGCGGAGATCACGGCAATTCGGTCTATGTCGGTTTGCTTCATCGCTTCGAGCAGATTCCGCGTTCCTTCGGTATAAAGCGGTGGCGGATCAATGGCATTGCTTGGACCAAACCCGACACCGAGAGTGGAAATCACCGCGCGGCATCCATCGAGCTGCTGTGCGAAATCATCCGACAGAACATCGCAGTCGATATATTCGAACTCGCCTATACGCTCGCTCGGCTCGGGCAGATTGTGTTCAAAGGCGCGGATCGGTACGTCACGGCCAAAGGCATGCTTCAAAAGCTCGGTGCCTGCTTTACCGCCGGCACCGAAGACAGCAATCGGCCTGGTATCGGGCATGGGATCGCTCCTTTTCAGAAATGATGTCTGCAAGAAAAATCAGCTTGAGCGGGCGGACGGGCGAGCCATCGCTCGCCCGTCCGCCCTGCTTCAATCAGGTTCCGCCGCCGGGACAGGTGGTATAGCCCCAGAAGCCGAATTCATCCTTGGCTCTCGGCGCAGCCACGATCATCTCCTGCATCTGCAGGCCCGCATCGCCTTCATCATCCAGCATGCGCGTCCTGATGCGAAGCTCGCCGTTCGAATAGCTGTCCGGGCCATCGGCAGTGACCGGAATAAGGGTACCGTTGATCTTGACCGCACCCTGGCCGCTATCGTCGTAGACGAAGGACGGGAAAGCAATTTCGGTCAGACGAAACTGACAGGAATTCTCCGCGCCCAGCGCAGCGATATCTGCGCCATTCATGGTTTCGGGAAGCATTAGGCCGGGGCTGACATTTGCCAGCGCACTGGCTGCATTCTTAATGGGGGCCGCAATTGCGGGCGGATCTAGCTGTGCCTCGCGGTCATTGCCTGGGGCCGTGTTGGAATTGCAGGCGGCGAGCGGCAATGCGATGGCCGCTATAAGCGCGAAGTTTTTCATTGCTGCATCTCCTCTGGCAGGCGTTCTTCGGTCCGCGGGCCGTTCTGCTCGATATCGTTGATCAGATATTTCATCTCGGCGATTTCGCGGCGCTGGGCGACGATGATGGCCTGTGCGAGTTCGCGCACTCTAGGATCCTTCAGGCTTGCGCGTTCGCTGGTCATGATCGCGATCGAGTGATGCGGGATCATCGCTGCCATATATTCGGTGTCGTCGACGGTGGTCTGACTGCGCACCAACCACAGAGCGAGGGCGAACACGACGGCACCGACGCCAAGAATGATGAAGTTCTTAGTCCGGTCCTTGTACATGCCCCACATAAAAAGGAGCATCACGATCATCATCATTCCGCCCATGACGAACATCATCCAGAACCGGGTTTCGCTCCAGAAGATATCGTCAACGGTGAAGGTGTTGGCATACATCAGGAAGAACATGATCACGGTTGAGGTCGAAACCATGGCCATGAACCGCCAGTAGCTGCCTCCCCCTCCCTTGTCCGAGTGGCGCGTCTTCTCAGTCATGCTTTTTCTCCTTCATGCATCATGGTCCAGAATAGCTGCGCCGAGCAGCTGATGAGTGCGAAGCCTGTCAGGGCTTCGATGCCGGCGAGCACCCTCAGGTGGTCGGTCGGATAGATGTCGCCCAGACCAAGCGTGGTCACGTTGATGAGCGAGAAATAAAAGTAGTCCATCCAGTCCATTGTCGGGGCCTTGTCGAACCCTCCAAGATCCCATTCCGCGCCCAGCCAGAAGCCGACCGCGAAAAGGATTGCGACCAGAAAATGCGAACTGAGGACGAGCAGCGAGACGCCAAGTTTGGCCAGCGTGTCTCGCCTGCGACCAAGGAGGCGGTGGCCGACACCAAGGATCGCGAGGTGTGAGGCGATAGCCAAGAGGAACAGAGCGACGGCAAGGATGAGCGCAATGATCATAGGAAGACCTTTGCGCCCATCCACAGACCCATGCCCATCATGAACATGTTCTCGGTCAATGAGACGAAGCCAAGCGGCACGTTGCTGCTGCCACCGACGCAGGCGCATTTGAGCTCGCGCTTATCGATATAGACCGCCTTGAATACGCTGACAGCGCCGATAGTCCCGATAAACAGTGCTAGCGGAGCAGAAAGCCAGGTCAGTGCGCCAGCGGTCATGAGAATACCTGCGGCGGCTTCACCGAACGGATAGACGAAGCCATAGGGGACCCAGCGTTTGGCCAGCAGATCGTAGTTGAGGAACATGGTCGAGAAGCTGCGCACGTCTTGCAGCTTCTGGACAGCCAGCAAGGTCATCGACAGGCTCACGAACCATTCTGCCGCGCGCACGGTAAAGAGATTGTCGAAGAACGCCCAGCTCAGCCCGAGCGCGAGCAGCAGAGCTACCGCGAAAATCGCGATGACCGGCTGATAGCTGGTTTCGCCCTCCTTGGGCTGCGAGCGGCTCTTGCCGAAGAATTCGCGCACATCGTCATAGCCACCGATGCGCCTGTCTTCGATAAAGGTTTGGGGCGTGGTCTCGACCTCGTGCTTGTCTTTAAACGCGTCGGTCTCTTCCCTGCTTGTCAGGTGATTGTCGTCGATCTCGAATCCCTGTCGCTTGAGGAGATCGATCGTCTTGAGACCATAGGGGCAAACGTGATCCTCCATCACCATGCGGTAAACCGTCGCTGTTCGGGTCGTCATAATTCGCTCCGTTTGTTTTTCGTGATGGCGCTACTGGGCAATGCGCAAGCCGGGCACGGTTGTGCAGTGGAGCCCGCCTCGAGAGCTTCCCACCTGGAAAGGAAGTGCATGGTCAACTCGCCTCTCCCGTTCCATCGTTCTCGGGCGATGCTGGTGCGCCGGGATTGCGCGAGAGGTAGAACCATTGGCCAAGAAAAACGGCGGCGATCCCGATCACGGCGTAGGCCACGACGGCAGGATCGCTGCGCAATTTCGCGACAGTGAAAGCTGCCAGGACCACGCCATCGGCTGCGAGTGCAGCGAGAAGCACCGAGGCGCGTGCGCCGACTTTTCCGCGCAGGTGGCGCAGGACGCCCCAGTGAACCAGCATGTCCATGACGAGATAGAAGAAGGCGCCCAGCGATGCGATACGGGAAAGATCGAACAATACGGCCAGCGTTCCGGCAACGACAACCGTATAGACCAGCATGTGGCTGCGGATCCCGCCGCTCATGCCGAAATGGCTATGCGGGATCATCTTCATATCGGTCAGCATCGTCAGCATCCGCGACACCGCAAAAACACTCGCGATGACGCCCGACGTGGTGGCAGCGATCGCGATCGCGACGGTGAAATAGAAACCGAGATCGCCAAGTGCCGGGCGCGCCGCCGCCGCCAGTGAATAATCGCGTGCTTCGATAATCTCGGAGATGCTGAGGCTTGAGCCCACCGCAACAGCGACGAGCAGATAGACCACGATGCAGATGCCAATCGAGATCATGATCGTGCGGCCTACATTCTTGTGCGGATCGACGATTTCGCCGCCACTATTGGTGATCGTGGTAAAGCC
This genomic window from Qipengyuania sp. HL-TH1 contains:
- a CDS encoding beta-lactamase hydrolase domain-containing protein, with protein sequence MTHIKTLNDSFAVSAAPPSEGDLRALAEDGYKAVVNLRCQDEADQPIAPDREGEVVASLGLEYRHLPVAGGAMSDELVDEFRASVEALPKPVLVHCASGKRAGAFTMMHLAAQQGMGGDATLQQAADMGFVCDEPALEDFVRNYVDRAQD
- a CDS encoding DoxX family protein, with the protein product MIRNVENNLATWATKVRLIDPVFRLSLSLIFVIGGVGHFLAHEYMLDRMALSPWKDHVVLIGDASILLWLSGLVFIGAGTSLALGWMTRLSCTALFLTLVPITFAIHIAPGHTGPLLKNIAILGALAFVFVRGPGSHSMDTALGRAAS
- a CDS encoding sulfite exporter TauE/SafE family protein, with the translated sequence MDIGLVQASLSLASGLLVGFSLGLIGGGGSILAVPLLIYVVGVRDTHVAIATSAAAVAASALANLLLHARGGSVKWRCASLFAAFGIIGAAAGSTMGKMTQGDLLLGLFGLVMIIVGLSMIREKSGGSDPDVRLTAATALRLTPRLAAGGFVVGALSGFFGIGGGFLVVPGLVAATAMPILNAIGSSLVSVTAFGATTAANYALDGLINWPIAGFFIGGGAMGGWLGTWASHSLAARKRTLTYIFSAVVILVGVFVTGEWVTTALL
- a CDS encoding heavy metal translocating P-type ATPase gives rise to the protein MSKDESVIEGTAIDPVCGMSVAIDGAKHIAPYEGAEHYFCSSRCHDKFLADPELYLSGAHLNAVEEVPEGTIYTCPMHPEIRQPGPGSCPICGMALEPEMVSLDDGPDPELIDMRRRFWWSALLTLPLFVYAMGDMVPWISFDQLIESAYAQWAQFALATPVVLWGAWPFFTRAVESLKTRNLNMFTLIGFGVAIAYIFSVVATIAPHIFPPAFHDHSGRVGVYFEAAAVITTLVLLGQVLELKARGSTSSALRALLELAPPSAVKIFGSGDEREVPLDQLATGDRLRVRPGDKVPVDGEIEEGSSAIDESMISGEPLPVAKKTGDTVIGGTVNQTGGFVMRATGVGKDTMLSKIVQMVAEAQRSRAPIQRLADQVAGWFVPAVVVIAIVTFIVWAIWGPAPALAYALVNAIAVLIIACPCALGLATPMSIMTGTGKGAQHGILIRNAEALETLEKIDTLVVDKTGTLTMGKPDLVAVTPANGIDETEFLAAVAGVEMGSEHPLAHAIVEGAKARGVSPAEATDLASTTGEGVEASVQDRRVAIGNEKMMRRVGIDDDVWLGSAEGGRKQGQTVMFVAFDGRPAGLIAVADPIKPTSAAAIAALHSRDIRVVMLTGDSRGTAEAVAREMGIDEVHANVSPEDKHSKIEELKAQGRRVGMAGDGINDAPALAAADVGIAMGTGTDVAIESAGVTLVRGDLTGVVQAIVLSRSTMRNIRQNLFFAFGYNTLGIPVAAGVLFPFFGLLLSPMIAAAAMSLSSVSVIANALRLRSLRLDT
- a CDS encoding ArsR/SmtB family transcription factor — its product is MQAEDIRKQAEKAVTLLKALGSHNRLMIACQLVEGERSVGELANLLEIGETVVSQHLSLMRKDGLVAARRDGRSIHYSLSGDATRRVLETLYAIYCSPDGEAGSRPGETS
- a CDS encoding MBL fold metallo-hydrolase, coding for MKPDVEAFFDTNTNTVTYVVSDPAAKVCAVIDPVLDFDAAAARTATKSADKVIDFVREKGFKCEWILETHVHADHLSAAPYIRSALGGRLAIGSQITVTQNTFGPIFNAGVDLPRDGRQFDHLFADNDSFDLGTISARALHTPGHTPACLTYVIGDAAFVGDTLFMPDYGTARADFPGGDARTLYRSIRRIFELPGETRLFMCHDYLPEGRSEHRWETTVQDQKHSNIHVHAGIGEDAFVAMREERDEQLGMPRLILPSIQINIRGGNMPGAEENGTIYLKLPVNVLGEPQTPPEETGPRTQ
- a CDS encoding copper-binding protein, producing MRTTTLLTSLAAPLALAACDSGQDMAEMNDMPMAEDGMMMDDQDMSAMDPGDMMQTASAEGTVTAIDGEAGTITVEHGPVAAIDWPAMTMAFEADEQLRSDVSVGEGISFEFRTGPEGSVITSITKQ
- a CDS encoding multicopper oxidase family protein; translation: MGRRRTNPVSPSRSNAIMNRKGQVFPIERRALLKHAGLAAAGFAVMPLAACEAPNKLLQGSTGGSNPLAIPPLQVGRIEQGERVFRLSLTSGQKEFVAGVASPTIGIDAPYLGPTLEMRRGERVRFHIDNNLAEGATVHWHGFELPASADGGPHQLICPGERWSPSFEVRQRASLYWYHSHLHRRAGSQVYAGLAAPIYVRDDQEERLGLPSEYGIDDIPLIVQDRMIDGSGQLIYPSGMQARMMGVRGNRIYVNGTEDAVFDAATGQLRLRLLNGSNARFYDFSLEGGAPMQLIASDGGLLDRPHPVRSLRLAPGERAQIILDLAEGRPLRLVASSPDNMMGMMGGQGRGMMGGGMMGRGNDGDPSGGVFRILDIRPADTARSVRLPAELAPLGVPDPSLAVRTRRFVIDMGMMGGGMSINDAAMDMDVINERVPVGQWEIWEIANASMMAHPFHIHNTQFRVIERNGRAPPPLETGYKDTVVVNPREQVRVLVRFEENTDPDLPYMYHCHILEHEDAGMMGQFVVMNS